The genomic region GCTGGCCGATGCGACGGTGCATCCGTTCGAGCCGGCGAGCTTTGACCTGCTGGCCTCGCGGTTCGGCGTGATGTTCTTCGCCGATCCCATCGCGTCTTTCACCAATCTCCGCCGCGCGCTGAAGCCGACGGGACGGTTGGCGTTTGCCTGCTGGCGCGAGCCGAAGGAAAATCCGTGGATGATGGCGCCGCTTATGGCGGTCTACAAGCACGTTCCCAAGATGCCGCCGGTCGGGCCGGAGGAGCCGGGCCCGTTCGCCTTCGCCTCCGAAGAGCGCGTGACGCGCATCCTGAAAGGCGCGGGCTTCGTCGACGTCGCGATGGAGCCGCACAATCTCGCGATGGACGTCGCGATTGGCGGCGGGCTCGATGCCGCGGTCGAAGGCTCGCTCCAGATCGGCCCGGCGAGCCGCGCGCTGCAAGGGCATCCGCCGGAGACCTATGCCGCGGCAAAAGCCTCGATCCGCGAGACGCTCGCGCCGTTCCTGAAGGGTCAGAGCGTGGCGCTCCAGGGCGCGATCTGGATCGTGACGGCGAAGGCGGCGTAGGCGTCGCTCTGTCCTCATCATTGCGAGCGCAGCGAAGCAATCCAGACCGTTCTCCGCGGAGGCAGTCTGGATTGCTTCGTCGCTTCGCTCCTCGCAATGACGATGGGGACGCAGCAACGCAACTACCTCACACCACGTCATCCGGCGCCAGCGCGCAGCCATTGTCCGGATGCGTCTCGATCTG from Bradyrhizobium lupini harbors:
- a CDS encoding class I SAM-dependent methyltransferase; protein product: MQQPSGHEQNADQIAYWNGPSGQRWADRHAAQESLLGPLADVLIARARPKPGERVLDIGCGSGATTFAFAKAVAPDGFALGLDVSEPMLSQARAFAPKGLPLDFVLADATVHPFEPASFDLLASRFGVMFFADPIASFTNLRRALKPTGRLAFACWREPKENPWMMAPLMAVYKHVPKMPPVGPEEPGPFAFASEERVTRILKGAGFVDVAMEPHNLAMDVAIGGGLDAAVEGSLQIGPASRALQGHPPETYAAAKASIRETLAPFLKGQSVALQGAIWIVTAKAA